From one Malus sylvestris chromosome 1, drMalSylv7.2, whole genome shotgun sequence genomic stretch:
- the LOC126633498 gene encoding uncharacterized protein LOC126633498 translates to MGIQDQVGKMQVRQGYRNLWHAGLMDTATADTSYFCLACLCAPCVSYLLRKRALYNDMSRYTCCAGYMPCSGKFGERRCPQLCLVTEVCCCFSSSVSSTRFLIQDEFNIQTTPCDNCIIGCMLCLSQIACICSLIACLTGSEELSDISSVLNCIADTVFCSVCACMQTQHKIELDKRDGKLGPPLVMAVPPMQQMSRNDQPVSPHAGYQHPHAGCSPPPTGYPNQPAGYPNQPAGYPPAGYPNQHAVYPNQHAGYGHQPVGYMHQPAYGQPVYPPGPKPHAYPPPPESGEFPYNLGPPPPPPGYTPESASAPPYPPGPPPISPLDGYPQPPPPPSLTHPNPPK, encoded by the exons ATGGGGATTCAAGACCAGGTAGGGAAAATGCAGGTCCGTCAGGGGTACCGGAATCTATGGCACGCCGGTTTGATGGACACCGCGACTGCCGACACTTCCT ATTTTTGCTTGGCATGTCTCTG TGCTCCGTGTGTTTCTTACCTGCTACGCAAACGAGCTCTTTACAATGATATGTCAAG GTACACATGCTGTGCCGGATATATGCCATGCAGTGGAAAGTTTGGAGAAAGGCGTTGCCCTCAATTGTGTCTTGTTACGGAG GTCTGCTGCTGCTTTTCAAGTTCAGTTTCCTCGACACGCTTTCTAATCCAAGATGAGTTCAATATACAAACAACACCGTGTGACAACTGCATTATT GGATGTATGCTCTGCCTCAGCCAAATTGCGTGTATATGCTCCTTGATTGCTTGCTTAACTGGAAGCGAGGAACTCTCAGATATTTCCAGTGTGTTGAACTGTATAGCTGACACGGTGTTTTGCTC GGTCTGTGCCTGCATGCAG ACCCAGCACAAGATTGAACTGGACAAAAGGGATGGCAAGCTTGGTCCACCGCTCGTGATGGCAGTTCCTCCGATGCAGCAGATGTCACGGAATGATCAGCCAGTTTCTCCTCATGCCGGATATCAACATCCACACGCTGGATGTTCACCTCCACCAACAGGATATCCAAATCAACCGGCAGGATATCCAAATCAACCAGCGGGATATCCACCGGCAGGATATCCAAACCAACATGCGGTGTATCCAAATCAACATGCAGGATATGGACATCAGCCAGTAGGATATATGCATCAACCGGCATATGGGCAACCTGTATATCCTCCAGGGCCTAAACCTCACGCGTATCCTCCTCCTCCAGAGTCAGGAGAATTTCCTTACAACCTCGGACCTCCTCCTCCACCCCCTGGTTATACTCCAGAATCTGCATCTGCTCCTCCGTATCCTCCAGGACCTCCACCAATTTCTCCTCTCGACGGTTATCCtcaacctcctcctcctcctagcCTCACCCATCCCAATCCTCCCAAGTGA